Proteins from one Halovivax limisalsi genomic window:
- a CDS encoding SHOCT domain-containing protein — MQDQCQYCSRSKVVPVHDKRIEQRSRPGNAYRRFCLACDRWLPMCSKEYYDSHPHPHVLPIGRDPEKGNIVELAEYDNGAGQSARSPQELRQTEQICDDLNITTTSLDTRANILNLLVSSSDDSENHRVGSTSLRMTKLAASKTSDFQYSIELLRALKKLYDEGVITSSEFNGQKKKILNRL, encoded by the coding sequence ATGCAAGATCAGTGCCAGTACTGTAGTCGTTCGAAAGTGGTTCCAGTACATGACAAGCGAATTGAGCAGCGCTCCCGACCAGGAAATGCATATCGGAGATTTTGCCTAGCCTGTGACCGGTGGCTTCCGATGTGTTCCAAAGAGTACTATGACTCACACCCTCATCCACACGTACTTCCTATAGGAAGGGATCCTGAGAAGGGCAATATCGTCGAATTGGCCGAGTATGACAATGGAGCTGGACAGTCTGCTCGCTCACCTCAAGAATTGCGTCAAACGGAGCAAATATGTGACGACCTGAATATCACGACAACCTCACTGGACACCAGAGCGAATATCCTAAATTTGCTTGTTTCTTCCAGTGATGATAGCGAGAATCATCGCGTGGGTTCCACAAGTCTACGAATGACTAAATTGGCGGCGTCAAAAACCAGCGACTTTCAATACTCCATAGAACTTCTTCGAGCTCTCAAGAAATTGTATGATGAGGGGGTAATCACCTCTTCCGAATTTAACGGCCAGAAGAAGAAAATATTGAATCGTCTTTGA
- a CDS encoding type B DNA-directed DNA polymerase, with protein sequence MTEGLFKVDYLDGEVVEWHATADGLETVSNPEFTPTIYAIADGDLSYEDLADRLEPHPLAVEMQLEPWGRGWRHDPEPVLRIDVPDIDAVDELAYYLRDIGRLGDVKCFNVDFSREFRYCLETGQTPAPARGLRTLDLTAPATAMVDDVLSTLSINGEKVTDDPEAVVKGVERALERIDPDVLILSSSELVPALYDAADTCGRESFELGRRSGWHTLAGASTFESYGQVGHSPARYNVPGRAIIDRSNTFFYDQSGLQGILDLARRSGKPLQELAWASIGNVLTAIQITEARERDVLTPWKSWRHEFFKSMRTLHEADRGGYTFAPDVGVHEDVHELDFSSLYPNIIVTRNISPETICCNCHGRADVPGLGYSVCDEQGYLADVLEPLISDRDAIKAEIRETDDPERQEALQQKSDAIKWILVSCFGYQGFSNAKFGRIECHEAINAYAREILLDAKQTLEANGWRVVHGIVDSLWVQAREGIEKTDLEDVAREITADADIRLEYEGGFDWVAFVPMADSEAGALTKYFGRKHDGEYKFRGIEVRQHSTPAFIAESQTELIDIFDSTRSPEAVCDRLDRQLERLQSGDVNPMDLVIEVRSSKRLEEYTQSTRSVAALERAEAAGIGREPGQPVEYVVVDDSKSGRERVQLPHEEIDNYDAVFYATELVRAAESVLSPLGWRKENIDQYLSDRVRSTLGAY encoded by the coding sequence ATGACAGAGGGACTGTTCAAAGTCGACTATCTGGACGGCGAGGTCGTCGAGTGGCACGCCACGGCGGACGGGCTCGAGACCGTCTCGAACCCCGAGTTTACGCCGACCATCTACGCGATCGCGGATGGCGACCTGTCGTACGAAGATCTCGCCGATCGCCTCGAGCCGCATCCGCTCGCGGTGGAGATGCAACTCGAACCGTGGGGGCGCGGCTGGCGGCACGATCCAGAGCCCGTCCTCCGGATCGACGTCCCGGATATCGATGCGGTAGACGAACTCGCCTACTACCTCAGAGATATCGGCCGGCTAGGAGACGTCAAGTGCTTCAATGTGGACTTCTCGAGGGAGTTCCGATACTGCCTCGAAACGGGGCAGACACCAGCTCCCGCGCGAGGCCTTCGGACGCTCGACCTCACCGCGCCGGCGACCGCGATGGTCGATGACGTCCTCTCGACGTTGTCCATTAACGGTGAGAAGGTCACTGACGATCCCGAAGCAGTCGTGAAAGGCGTCGAACGCGCTCTCGAACGTATCGACCCCGACGTGCTGATCCTCTCGTCGAGCGAGCTCGTGCCGGCGCTGTACGATGCAGCCGACACGTGTGGTCGCGAGTCGTTCGAGCTGGGTCGCCGATCAGGATGGCATACGCTCGCCGGTGCGTCGACCTTCGAGAGCTACGGCCAAGTCGGGCACTCCCCAGCTCGATACAACGTCCCCGGACGGGCGATTATCGACCGCTCGAACACGTTCTTCTACGACCAATCCGGTCTCCAGGGCATCCTCGATCTGGCGCGTCGGTCGGGGAAGCCGCTGCAGGAACTCGCGTGGGCGTCGATCGGGAACGTCCTCACGGCGATCCAGATTACGGAGGCCCGTGAGCGGGACGTCCTGACGCCGTGGAAGTCCTGGCGCCACGAGTTCTTCAAGTCGATGCGGACGCTGCACGAGGCCGACCGCGGGGGCTACACGTTCGCACCCGACGTCGGCGTTCACGAGGACGTCCACGAACTCGACTTTTCGAGTCTCTACCCGAATATCATCGTGACGCGGAACATCAGTCCGGAGACGATCTGTTGTAATTGTCACGGTCGGGCCGATGTTCCTGGCCTGGGCTACTCGGTCTGCGACGAGCAGGGCTATCTGGCGGACGTCCTCGAGCCATTGATCTCGGACAGAGATGCGATCAAGGCCGAAATTCGAGAGACGGACGATCCGGAGCGACAGGAAGCGCTGCAACAGAAGTCGGACGCGATCAAGTGGATTCTCGTCTCCTGTTTCGGCTACCAGGGGTTCTCGAACGCGAAGTTTGGTCGTATCGAATGCCACGAGGCGATCAACGCCTACGCTCGCGAGATTCTGCTTGATGCGAAGCAGACTCTGGAAGCTAACGGCTGGCGCGTCGTCCACGGGATTGTCGATAGTCTCTGGGTGCAGGCTCGCGAGGGGATAGAAAAGACTGATCTGGAAGACGTCGCTCGCGAGATCACCGCCGACGCCGACATTCGGCTGGAGTACGAGGGAGGCTTCGACTGGGTGGCGTTCGTCCCAATGGCCGATAGCGAGGCTGGCGCGCTGACGAAATACTTCGGCCGGAAACACGACGGCGAGTACAAGTTCCGCGGCATCGAGGTCCGCCAGCACTCGACGCCGGCGTTCATCGCCGAGTCCCAGACGGAGTTGATCGATATATTTGATTCGACCCGGTCGCCCGAGGCCGTCTGCGATCGACTCGATCGGCAGTTAGAGCGGCTTCAATCGGGCGATGTGAATCCGATGGACCTCGTCATCGAAGTGCGCTCATCGAAACGCCTGGAGGAGTACACGCAGTCCACACGATCGGTCGCAGCGCTGGAACGGGCCGAGGCCGCCGGGATCGGTCGCGAACCTGGACAACCCGTCGAGTACGTGGTCGTCGACGATTCGAAATCGGGGCGCGAGCGAGTGCAGTTGCCGCACGAGGAGATTGACAACTACGACGCGGTGTTCTACGCGACGGAACTCGTCCGGGCTGCCGAGAGTGTTCTGTCCCCGTTAGGGTGGCGCAAAGAGAATATCGATCAATACCTCTCTGATCGAGTGAGGTCGACGTTGGGTGCGTATTAG
- a CDS encoding ribonuclease H-like domain-containing protein has product MRISHDDNGYDRIATIDIETTHYDASQGETVSVGIGIHDRGDPLSEASYELYHRSGDDEYTLISYALRDLDNLDVDGLISYQGREFDFEFLADRCKHLGEPPVESALNTPASHIDLFEGRKERCDSTGEKWPSLEECLESYELPTPTTVWGGAEISNTRFGKEVGPAYLDALNEGNNDRAESIKRAINHYLTTDLEANIALYYADIGESITPSLIATEREF; this is encoded by the coding sequence ATGCGGATTTCTCACGATGACAACGGGTATGATCGGATTGCGACGATCGACATAGAAACGACGCACTATGACGCCAGTCAGGGTGAGACTGTTTCGGTGGGAATCGGAATTCACGATCGAGGCGACCCGCTCTCTGAAGCCAGTTACGAGCTCTATCACCGATCAGGGGATGACGAATATACCCTCATCAGTTACGCACTTCGAGATCTCGATAACTTGGATGTCGACGGCCTGATCTCGTACCAGGGCCGTGAATTCGACTTCGAATTTTTGGCCGATCGGTGTAAGCATCTGGGGGAACCACCGGTAGAATCAGCGTTAAATACCCCGGCAAGCCACATTGACCTATTCGAAGGGAGAAAAGAGCGGTGTGACAGTACAGGCGAGAAATGGCCTTCATTGGAGGAGTGTCTCGAATCCTATGAACTTCCGACGCCAACAACTGTCTGGGGCGGCGCCGAAATCTCGAATACTCGGTTCGGAAAGGAAGTTGGGCCAGCATACCTCGATGCATTGAACGAGGGTAATAACGATCGCGCTGAGTCGATCAAACGAGCCATCAATCACTACCTCACCACCGACTTGGAGGCCAACATCGCACTCTACTACGCAGATATCGGCGAGAGTATAACACCGTCTCTCATTGCTACGGAACGAGAGTTCTAA
- a CDS encoding pilin — MSKPTSPNAGESPSESPTTTGPSKKRIAILTLATGLTLCLVAVTPAMAQSDVGDVYCGTGVDTGITLIFGALAGLGLPATAFFTGRAGLSYMRAGGNPEKKNDAKQKLVMSGVGFGIIVLALVSPELVSKVGDQMGFGFSDCVKPF; from the coding sequence ATGAGTAAGCCGACGTCACCGAATGCAGGAGAATCGCCCTCCGAGTCCCCCACGACTACTGGCCCCTCCAAGAAAAGAATCGCAATCCTGACCCTAGCAACAGGTCTGACACTGTGTTTGGTCGCCGTGACCCCGGCGATGGCACAGAGCGATGTCGGCGACGTCTACTGTGGTACCGGCGTCGACACCGGAATCACGCTCATATTCGGCGCACTCGCAGGGCTCGGCCTCCCCGCAACGGCGTTCTTCACCGGGCGAGCTGGGCTGTCCTATATGCGAGCGGGCGGAAACCCCGAGAAGAAAAACGACGCGAAGCAGAAGCTCGTCATGTCCGGCGTCGGGTTCGGGATCATTGTCCTCGCTCTGGTTTCGCCGGAGCTGGTCTCCAAGGTCGGTGACCAGATGGGATTCGGCTTCTCTGACTGCGTGAAACCGTTCTGA
- a CDS encoding Ig-like domain-containing protein, which yields MIALRSITVLGAVLVCTGGLLLTGLLPLHAVTGSDDPDESTIPPDGPDYGVNSSDFYRLWSGDVDNRSVSEGDFEDGDLPPRERGQRALTRSTDIPFATPPQAAEQWTRGDLGDYESGGSSASIAPPNAELTNGPYIKDAFVSIAAVQPSTILHESNSTDTVQYIAPDGEVLAVSNFRVGLPEGNESDRKREDWFVGEAQVEQVTLEADGETLITDEGHRSILEYSDLSGSVTFEVEARITAEVDEVTGICSDWNATAERCEAWDSFERTISVEQTVSDTQSVEVNQLSNITGSRVAFDSDDDLVGAAVHPDSEWATIAVDSDVEARSSWWFYAAGTPGWQDMVTHKADGSTTSPSSFRPVQVHAFPSESEPYVPTERVNGTVPLRIEEVWGEERTGPELPGVIDLETADPYTNADSVALTSSVLEADALQEVTVTGIVRGQSETVTLGEPQTVREANLSLSFPEEDSTQATIRAEVLDANSGNPVSTGTVAIGNQSAPLDENGMATITITNPGPTVTAEYVPETWWQAGQLYASTETTAVVPGEFPDLRSLLQLLVVTLLWFLPVGLLALGLDYVTDGELLGLERSS from the coding sequence ATGATAGCTCTCAGATCGATCACCGTCCTGGGAGCGGTCCTCGTCTGTACGGGCGGGCTGCTCTTGACGGGCCTACTTCCGCTCCACGCTGTCACCGGGAGTGACGACCCTGACGAGTCAACGATTCCGCCCGACGGGCCGGATTACGGCGTCAACAGTAGTGACTTCTACCGGCTCTGGTCGGGAGATGTCGACAATCGAAGCGTCTCGGAGGGTGACTTCGAGGATGGCGACCTCCCTCCTCGCGAACGAGGTCAACGTGCGCTCACGCGGTCGACAGACATTCCCTTCGCGACGCCACCACAAGCCGCCGAACAGTGGACTCGAGGCGACCTCGGAGATTATGAATCAGGAGGTTCGTCGGCCTCGATCGCTCCTCCGAACGCCGAGCTCACCAACGGTCCGTACATCAAGGATGCATTCGTGAGTATCGCCGCCGTCCAGCCGTCGACGATCCTCCACGAGTCGAATTCGACGGATACAGTGCAGTACATCGCGCCGGACGGCGAGGTCCTGGCAGTGAGCAATTTCCGGGTCGGCCTCCCCGAAGGAAATGAGAGCGACAGGAAGCGCGAAGACTGGTTCGTCGGCGAGGCACAGGTGGAGCAAGTCACGCTCGAGGCTGATGGAGAGACACTGATTACAGACGAGGGCCACCGATCGATACTCGAATACTCGGACCTCTCGGGATCAGTCACCTTCGAGGTCGAGGCCAGGATCACCGCCGAGGTAGACGAGGTGACGGGGATCTGCAGCGACTGGAATGCGACTGCAGAGCGCTGTGAGGCGTGGGATTCGTTCGAGCGCACCATCTCCGTCGAGCAGACGGTCTCGGATACACAGTCGGTCGAAGTGAACCAGCTGTCGAACATCACAGGCAGTCGAGTTGCATTCGACTCGGACGACGATCTAGTCGGCGCCGCCGTACACCCAGATTCCGAGTGGGCGACGATCGCCGTGGATAGCGACGTCGAGGCCCGTAGCAGCTGGTGGTTCTACGCCGCCGGAACGCCGGGCTGGCAGGACATGGTTACTCACAAGGCGGATGGGTCGACGACGTCGCCGTCTTCGTTTCGTCCCGTCCAGGTCCACGCGTTCCCGAGCGAGTCGGAACCCTACGTGCCGACAGAACGCGTGAACGGGACCGTCCCACTGCGAATCGAAGAGGTCTGGGGCGAGGAACGAACTGGGCCAGAGCTCCCCGGTGTGATCGATCTCGAGACGGCGGATCCCTACACGAATGCAGACTCGGTCGCGCTCACATCGAGCGTCCTCGAGGCGGACGCACTCCAGGAGGTCACCGTCACCGGGATCGTTCGCGGGCAATCCGAGACGGTGACACTGGGCGAACCGCAGACAGTTCGTGAGGCAAATCTCTCGCTCTCCTTCCCCGAGGAGGACTCCACGCAGGCGACCATTCGAGCGGAGGTGCTGGATGCGAACAGTGGCAACCCGGTATCCACAGGAACCGTAGCGATCGGGAATCAATCCGCACCGCTCGACGAGAACGGGATGGCGACCATCACGATCACCAACCCAGGTCCGACCGTCACTGCCGAGTACGTTCCCGAGACCTGGTGGCAAGCAGGTCAGCTCTACGCGTCGACTGAGACCACGGCCGTCGTCCCGGGAGAGTTCCCAGATCTTCGGTCGCTACTCCAGCTACTGGTCGTCACCCTACTGTGGTTCCTGCCAGTTGGCCTCCTCGCTCTCGGTCTCGATTACGTGACCGACGGCGAGCTACTCGGTCTCGAGCGATCATCGTGA
- a CDS encoding VirB4 family type IV secretion system protein, producing the protein MGATTDDGEYSARRIHHTLGGTTAFFHGYSIDELLLFIGVAFVTLIGAAVVPAALTIPVIGFGLMLGLLLAILHKVKPAHLWLTEWLAARLGWAIKNKEYTHGEDDSEVRYLTRLNRVYPHGIERTDGALVGAVKIEPANMALEDEEAWAKAVRSLSEFVNATIDFPAKIYITSREVDQDDVVRDHQHRLGDADVRTRPVLRRLLEEFIARNTDENGDVDSERTTKREYYIITAVRDRDVEKFDETGDSVLAYFADMRVFGRLFSRFQAEGLTDAERERLKAEKLESRLAQLRRGGSSLYRCSVHTVDAYDLTQVTAEYWNGHPETYGDITDALGTFPVVAHGISENVPSNPHPDDVLDAVDDEKPRAGKDATQTVSFDESSESEDEWRFPLEVLDDDAEESIDDGDGQDLSSPEMRLNDPSTIHQSVIAPSTVDWETTYAVINDETYVRTFWIEQFPEEPPDGMFERLLLETDLQTDISIRLDPFDSQSAEDMMAEWISDLKVNQHDSNSLQAEDLQEDIDRGKYMRSLVRANKASFYRGGVFIRLSAESPQELDNKTTRLRSIVKDAPANSTLKVANRWQEKGLATVSPLGGNELGRDRMSTMTNQAVGAMFPFSSNYMMMDEGVEYGYHGHNGSPVRIDPWELETGHSELVVGMPGAGKTFGAIMRHLRMMKRRQDTMLVLVDPVGGFKGIADALNAKTITVGGDTRLNPLEIRETPAEILESDDRTSPLSAKKDEVLAILENFLTARDIDLGTETGVLSYVIDEAYRQAGVVEDDVSTHTPENSPTMADVHRVLADIAENPDDHNIAESESARERAIQYADELAIAFQPFREGGSYANLSKRSEIDILEGDNKVVYIDLGQIEGTASGIDRQTFLMQLLLSTVYQQAKKTDKHVELAIDEAHYLFEDQANLDFLETAFRHQRHAGLRMVLLSQTAQEFYETDQAEKIISMCPIKVFHKLPDLDEETADKIGLTREQRQYVRGADAGKEELGYSQALVCVEEHGTYPLHVVSDEFEKRVIDYTPDDRAIIEEAINTVPEELVEFEDFVEEESRWNALQNRFGLSEEMVAELTEYDISEQDIVEAVTSKMLESRQAAIVRPDGGESADGDVAADQREE; encoded by the coding sequence ATGGGAGCTACCACTGACGACGGCGAGTACAGCGCGCGACGAATTCACCACACCCTTGGCGGTACGACCGCCTTCTTCCACGGCTACTCGATCGACGAGCTACTCCTCTTCATCGGCGTGGCGTTCGTCACGCTGATCGGAGCCGCCGTCGTCCCGGCGGCGCTCACGATTCCGGTCATCGGGTTCGGCCTGATGCTTGGCCTCCTCTTAGCCATCCTCCACAAGGTCAAGCCCGCACATCTCTGGCTCACCGAGTGGCTGGCCGCTCGCCTCGGCTGGGCAATAAAGAACAAGGAGTACACGCACGGCGAGGACGACAGCGAGGTGCGGTACCTGACCCGTCTCAACCGAGTCTATCCACACGGGATCGAGCGGACCGACGGCGCGCTCGTCGGAGCGGTGAAGATCGAACCGGCGAACATGGCGCTCGAGGACGAGGAGGCGTGGGCGAAGGCGGTCCGTTCGCTCTCCGAGTTCGTCAACGCGACGATCGACTTCCCAGCGAAGATCTACATCACGAGTCGCGAGGTCGACCAGGACGACGTCGTCCGCGACCACCAGCACCGCCTCGGTGACGCAGACGTTCGAACGCGACCGGTGCTACGGCGACTTCTCGAGGAGTTCATCGCAAGGAACACAGACGAGAACGGCGACGTCGATTCCGAACGGACCACCAAACGCGAATACTACATCATCACCGCCGTTCGCGATCGGGACGTCGAGAAGTTCGACGAAACCGGCGATAGTGTGCTGGCGTACTTCGCCGACATGCGAGTATTCGGGCGCCTATTCAGTCGGTTCCAGGCCGAAGGTCTCACCGACGCTGAACGCGAGCGACTGAAAGCGGAGAAACTGGAATCGCGCCTCGCCCAGCTCCGTCGCGGCGGGTCGTCCCTCTACCGGTGTTCGGTGCACACCGTCGACGCGTACGATCTTACCCAGGTGACCGCGGAATACTGGAACGGTCACCCCGAAACATACGGCGACATCACCGATGCGCTCGGGACGTTCCCCGTTGTTGCCCACGGGATCAGCGAAAACGTTCCGTCGAACCCGCATCCGGACGACGTCCTCGACGCCGTGGACGACGAGAAGCCGCGGGCAGGGAAAGACGCCACCCAAACCGTGAGCTTCGACGAATCGAGCGAGTCGGAAGACGAGTGGCGATTTCCGCTCGAAGTGCTGGACGATGACGCGGAAGAGTCTATAGACGACGGCGACGGCCAGGACTTGAGTTCGCCGGAGATGCGTCTCAACGATCCGTCGACGATCCACCAATCAGTGATCGCGCCGTCGACGGTCGACTGGGAAACCACCTACGCCGTCATCAACGACGAGACGTACGTGCGGACGTTCTGGATCGAGCAGTTCCCCGAGGAACCGCCGGACGGCATGTTCGAGCGCCTGCTCCTGGAAACCGACCTCCAGACGGACATCAGTATCCGCCTTGACCCGTTCGACAGCCAGTCGGCCGAGGACATGATGGCCGAGTGGATCTCGGACCTCAAGGTCAACCAGCACGACTCGAACAGCCTGCAGGCCGAAGACCTCCAGGAGGACATCGACCGCGGGAAGTACATGCGCTCGCTCGTCCGGGCGAACAAGGCTTCCTTCTACCGAGGCGGCGTCTTCATCCGCCTCTCCGCCGAGAGCCCGCAGGAACTCGACAATAAGACGACGCGACTGCGCTCGATCGTCAAGGACGCCCCCGCGAACAGTACACTCAAGGTGGCTAACCGCTGGCAGGAGAAGGGACTGGCAACCGTGTCGCCCCTGGGTGGAAACGAACTCGGTCGCGACCGGATGTCGACGATGACGAACCAGGCGGTCGGCGCGATGTTCCCGTTCTCGTCGAACTACATGATGATGGACGAGGGCGTCGAGTACGGCTACCACGGCCACAACGGCTCGCCAGTGCGGATCGATCCGTGGGAACTCGAGACGGGCCACAGCGAACTCGTCGTCGGGATGCCCGGCGCTGGCAAGACCTTCGGCGCGATCATGCGCCACCTCCGGATGATGAAACGGCGCCAGGATACGATGCTCGTCCTGGTCGATCCCGTCGGCGGGTTCAAAGGAATCGCAGACGCGCTCAACGCGAAGACGATCACCGTGGGCGGCGACACGCGATTGAACCCGCTCGAGATTCGCGAGACCCCAGCGGAGATTCTCGAATCCGATGACCGAACCTCTCCGCTGTCGGCGAAGAAAGACGAGGTGCTGGCCATCCTCGAGAACTTCCTGACCGCTCGCGACATCGACCTCGGCACCGAGACGGGTGTCCTCTCGTACGTCATTGACGAGGCATACCGACAGGCCGGTGTCGTCGAGGATGACGTGAGTACGCACACGCCAGAGAACTCGCCGACGATGGCCGACGTCCACCGCGTCCTCGCTGACATTGCAGAGAACCCCGACGACCACAACATTGCCGAGTCCGAATCCGCTCGGGAGCGGGCGATACAGTACGCCGACGAACTTGCCATCGCCTTCCAGCCGTTCCGCGAAGGCGGTTCGTATGCGAACCTATCCAAGCGATCGGAGATCGACATTCTGGAGGGGGATAACAAGGTCGTCTACATCGACCTCGGACAGATCGAGGGCACCGCTTCGGGGATCGACCGCCAGACGTTCCTGATGCAACTCCTGCTATCGACGGTCTACCAGCAGGCGAAGAAGACCGACAAGCACGTCGAGCTCGCGATCGACGAGGCACACTACCTCTTCGAAGACCAGGCCAACCTCGACTTTCTCGAGACGGCATTCCGCCACCAGCGCCACGCTGGCCTCCGGATGGTCCTGCTCTCCCAGACTGCACAGGAGTTCTACGAGACCGACCAGGCCGAGAAGATCATCAGCATGTGCCCGATCAAGGTCTTCCACAAGCTCCCCGACCTCGACGAAGAGACGGCCGACAAGATCGGGCTCACTCGCGAGCAGCGCCAGTACGTCCGGGGTGCCGACGCCGGCAAAGAGGAGCTCGGCTACTCACAGGCACTCGTCTGCGTCGAAGAACACGGGACGTACCCGCTCCACGTCGTTTCCGACGAGTTCGAGAAGCGCGTGATCGACTACACGCCCGATGACCGGGCCATCATCGAGGAGGCGATCAACACCGTTCCGGAGGAGCTGGTCGAATTCGAGGATTTCGTGGAAGAGGAATCGCGATGGAACGCGCTACAGAACCGGTTCGGCCTGAGCGAAGAGATGGTCGCGGAGCTGACCGAATACGATATCTCCGAGCAAGATATCGTCGAGGCGGTCACCTCGAAGATGCTCGAATCGCGGCAAGCAGCAATCGTTCGACCTGACGGCGGAGAATCGGCAGATGGGGACGTAGCAGCGGATCAGCGGGAGGAGTAG